From one Actinomycetes bacterium genomic stretch:
- a CDS encoding lysine 2,3-aminomutase, producing MTATTDVPAGPEASHLEQPYAYRRRELVEPDWRRLPGYRGVTAEEWASAQWQRAHCVKNVKQLRELMGDLLEDRFYADLERDQAERATMSMLMPPQMMNTIVPAGPADGQSWTDAFYADPVRRYMLPVFSDRRTDWPSHPHATRDSLHEHDMWVAEGLTHRYPTKVLAELLPTCPQYCGHCTRMDLVGNSTPVIDKLKFDLKPVDRYDAMIDYLRRSPGVRDVVVSGGDVANMPFKNLEAFIARLLDIENIRDIRLATKALMGLPQHWLQDDVRAGMERLATVARARGVHLAIHTHVNNANSVTPLVADATTAMLEAGVRDVRNQGVLMHGVNATTTDLLDLCFSLLDGAGIMPYYFYMCDMIPFSEHWRVSVAEAQKLQHGIMGYLPGFATPRIICDVPFVGKRWVHQIEEYDHERGISYWTKNYRTGIEKTDTSLSEALSRRYEYYDPIHTLPEAGQAWWREHGPVADHEAAVDQAAASRAAASAQAAAPAQV from the coding sequence ATGACCGCGACCACCGACGTCCCCGCCGGCCCGGAGGCGTCCCACCTCGAGCAGCCCTACGCCTACCGGCGCCGCGAACTGGTCGAGCCGGACTGGAGACGGTTGCCGGGCTACCGCGGCGTCACCGCGGAGGAGTGGGCCAGCGCCCAGTGGCAGCGGGCGCACTGCGTCAAGAACGTCAAGCAGCTGCGCGAGCTGATGGGCGACCTGCTCGAGGACCGCTTCTACGCCGACCTGGAGCGGGACCAGGCCGAGCGCGCGACCATGTCGATGCTGATGCCGCCGCAGATGATGAACACCATCGTCCCGGCCGGCCCGGCTGACGGCCAGAGCTGGACCGACGCGTTCTACGCCGACCCGGTCCGCCGTTACATGCTCCCGGTGTTCTCCGACCGGCGCACCGACTGGCCGAGCCACCCGCACGCGACCCGGGACTCGCTGCACGAGCATGACATGTGGGTGGCCGAGGGGCTGACCCACCGCTACCCGACCAAGGTGCTGGCCGAGCTGCTGCCGACCTGCCCGCAGTACTGCGGCCACTGCACCCGGATGGACCTCGTCGGCAACTCGACCCCGGTGATCGACAAGCTGAAGTTCGACCTCAAGCCGGTGGACCGGTACGACGCCATGATCGACTACCTGCGCCGCTCCCCCGGCGTGCGGGACGTCGTCGTGTCCGGTGGCGACGTGGCCAACATGCCGTTCAAGAACCTCGAGGCCTTCATCGCGCGGCTGCTCGACATCGAGAACATCCGCGACATCCGCCTGGCGACCAAGGCACTCATGGGGCTGCCGCAGCACTGGCTGCAGGACGACGTCCGCGCCGGCATGGAGCGGCTCGCCACGGTCGCCCGGGCCCGCGGGGTGCACCTGGCGATCCACACCCACGTCAACAACGCCAACTCGGTCACGCCGCTGGTGGCCGACGCCACCACGGCCATGCTCGAGGCCGGCGTGCGCGACGTTCGCAACCAGGGCGTCCTGATGCACGGGGTCAACGCCACCACGACCGACCTGCTCGACCTCTGCTTCTCGCTGCTCGACGGCGCCGGGATCATGCCCTACTACTTCTACATGTGCGACATGATCCCGTTCTCGGAGCACTGGCGGGTGTCCGTCGCCGAGGCGCAGAAGCTGCAGCACGGGATCATGGGCTACCTCCCCGGCTTCGCCACCCCGAGGATCATCTGTGACGTCCCGTTCGTCGGGAAGCGCTGGGTGCACCAGATCGAGGAGTACGACCACGAGCGCGGCATCTCGTACTGGACCAAGAACTACCGCACCGGGATCGAGAAGACCGACACGTCGCTGTCAGAGGCGCTGAGCCGCCGCTACGAGTACTACGACCCGATCCACACCCTGCCCGAGGCAGGGCAGGCGTGGTGGCGGGAGCACGGCCCCGTGGCCGACCACGAGGCCGCCGTCGACCAGGCTGCGGCGTCGCGGGCGGCGGCGTCCGCCCAGGCGGCAGCGCCGGCCCAGGTCTGA